The Streptomyces camelliae genome window below encodes:
- a CDS encoding GNAT family N-acetyltransferase, with amino-acid sequence MIRAATPADVPVIHALIRELAEYEKALEEARASEEQLREALFGERPAAFAHMAVDDGSGEPVGFALWFLNFSTWRGVHGIYLEDLYVRPAARGAGHGRALLAELARICVERGYGRLEWSVLNWNAPAIGFYESLGARPQDEWTVYRLTEGALAELGAQE; translated from the coding sequence ATGATTCGCGCCGCGACCCCCGCCGACGTCCCCGTCATCCACGCCCTGATCCGTGAACTCGCCGAGTACGAGAAGGCGTTGGAGGAGGCGCGGGCGAGTGAGGAGCAGCTGCGGGAGGCGCTGTTCGGGGAGCGGCCGGCCGCGTTCGCGCACATGGCGGTGGACGACGGGAGCGGCGAGCCGGTCGGCTTCGCGCTGTGGTTCCTGAACTTCTCCACCTGGCGCGGGGTGCACGGCATCTACCTGGAGGACCTGTACGTCCGCCCGGCCGCCCGCGGCGCCGGCCACGGCCGCGCCCTGCTGGCCGAGCTGGCGCGGATCTGCGTGGAGCGAGGCTACGGCCGCCTGGAGTGGTCGGTGCTGAACTGGAACGCGCCCGCGATCGGCTTCTACGAGTCCCTGGGCGCCCGCCCGCAGGACGAGTGGACGGTGTACCGGCTGACGGAGGGGGCGCTGGCCGAGCTGGGGGCGCAGGAGTAG
- a CDS encoding patatin-like phospholipase family protein: MLEGGVPEADHARTEDGIPLTTALRASSAVPGVWPVVEAAGEQYVDAGVASATHCDLVDDVRRVVVLRPTPNLQGPIAREEAVLERALVIEPDEESRRAFGDNSMDPATREDAAVAGHRQGQAQAHRVKAYWSA; this comes from the coding sequence CTGCTTGAAGGAGGCGTACCGGAAGCTGACCACGCCCGGACAGAGGACGGGATACCCCTGACCACGGCGCTGCGGGCCTCAAGCGCCGTCCCGGGGGTGTGGCCCGTGGTCGAGGCCGCAGGGGAGCAGTACGTCGATGCGGGCGTGGCCAGCGCGACCCACTGCGACCTCGTCGACGATGTGCGCCGTGTGGTCGTCCTGCGGCCGACGCCCAACCTCCAGGGACCGATCGCACGGGAAGAGGCGGTGCTGGAGCGGGCGCTCGTCATCGAACCGGACGAAGAGTCCCGCCGTGCCTTCGGCGACAACTCCATGGATCCCGCAACGCGCGAGGACGCAGCCGTGGCGGGCCACCGCCAGGGACAGGCGCAGGCGCACCGTGTCAAGGCCTACTGGAGCGCGTGA
- a CDS encoding MFS transporter, with the protein MSIGRTGEAGAPGTAPDGGADAHRWWALVVIALAQLMVVLDATIVNIALPSAQHALHISDGNRQWVITAYSLGFGGLLLLGGRIADLVGRKRTFVIGLVGFAAVSALGGASTSSGMLFGARALQGVCAAVLAPSALSLLTTTFTGPRERGKAFGVYGALAGSGSAIGFIVGGVLTEYLNWRWCLYVNVPIAVVAVLGAVTLLHDRPGHREARLDIPGVLLGCGGLVAIVYGCSEAQPRGWTAPLVLSLLAAGILLLTLFIFWQTKAPSPLLPLHILRDRTRAGCFLTMMLAVVGMFGLFLFMTYYLQVILGYSPLKAGLAFLPLTAAIVTASTQISARLLHHVPPRTLMVPGTLLASSGLLLLTRMTPHSSYAGEILPALLLMGLGMGLTFMPIFATATAGVAPRDSGVTSATVNTCQQVGGSIGTALLNTIATSSAAAYITAHLHSPAAKPTVVPAGVVHGYTVAIWVAAGVMLLAALTAAVLVTAKAPKHAARTGTPARESVR; encoded by the coding sequence GTGAGTATCGGCCGAACGGGTGAAGCAGGGGCTCCCGGGACGGCCCCGGACGGCGGAGCCGACGCGCACCGCTGGTGGGCCCTGGTCGTCATCGCGCTCGCCCAGCTGATGGTGGTCCTGGACGCGACGATCGTGAACATCGCGCTCCCCTCAGCCCAGCACGCCCTGCACATCTCCGACGGCAACCGGCAGTGGGTGATCACCGCCTACTCCCTCGGCTTCGGCGGGCTGCTCCTGCTCGGCGGCCGGATCGCCGACCTCGTCGGCCGTAAACGCACCTTCGTCATCGGGCTCGTCGGCTTCGCCGCCGTCTCCGCGCTCGGCGGCGCCTCCACCAGCTCCGGCATGCTCTTCGGCGCCCGCGCGCTCCAGGGCGTCTGCGCCGCCGTCCTCGCGCCCTCCGCACTGTCCCTGCTGACCACGACGTTCACCGGCCCGCGCGAACGCGGCAAGGCCTTCGGGGTGTACGGCGCGCTCGCGGGCAGCGGTTCGGCGATCGGGTTCATCGTGGGCGGAGTGCTCACCGAGTACCTGAACTGGCGCTGGTGCCTGTACGTCAACGTCCCCATCGCCGTCGTCGCGGTCCTGGGCGCCGTCACCCTTCTCCACGACCGCCCCGGCCACCGCGAGGCCCGCCTCGACATCCCCGGCGTGCTGCTGGGCTGCGGCGGGCTGGTGGCGATCGTCTACGGATGCAGCGAGGCGCAGCCGCGCGGCTGGACCGCCCCCCTGGTCCTGTCCCTCCTCGCAGCCGGAATCCTCCTGCTCACACTCTTCATCTTCTGGCAGACAAAGGCGCCGAGCCCCCTGCTCCCCCTGCACATCCTGCGCGACCGCACCCGCGCGGGCTGCTTCCTGACGATGATGCTCGCGGTCGTCGGCATGTTCGGCCTGTTCCTGTTCATGACCTACTACCTCCAGGTCATCCTCGGCTACTCGCCCCTCAAGGCGGGCCTCGCCTTCCTCCCCCTGACCGCCGCGATCGTCACCGCCTCCACCCAGATCTCCGCACGCCTGCTGCACCACGTGCCGCCCCGCACCCTCATGGTCCCGGGCACCCTGCTGGCCAGCTCCGGCCTCCTTCTGCTGACCCGGATGACCCCCCACTCCTCCTACGCCGGCGAAATCCTGCCCGCGCTGCTCCTGATGGGCCTGGGTATGGGCCTGACCTTCATGCCGATCTTCGCCACGGCGACGGCAGGCGTGGCCCCACGCGACTCGGGGGTCACCTCCGCGACGGTGAACACCTGCCAGCAGGTGGGTGGTTCGATCGGTACGGCCCTGCTCAACACCATCGCCACCAGCAGCGCCGCCGCCTACATCACCGCCCACCTGCACAGCCCCGCGGCAAAGCCCACGGTGGTCCCGGCGGGCGTGGTCCACGGCTACACGGTCGCGATCTGGGTGGCAGCCGGGGTGATGCTCCTGGCCGCCCTGACCGCCGCCGTGCTGGTCACGGCGAAGGCCCCGAAGCACGCGGCACGGACGGGGACACCGGCGCGGGAGTCGGTGCGCTGA
- a CDS encoding pentapeptide repeat-containing protein, whose product MARRATGEGGSRASGSQGSRVKGARRPELRLPPLTPWAEGELEPDGDYDGLEFRDADLSGQDGTGARFMDCALTACGLDGTALGRARVLDSVLTGPRGVGTHLAESTFRDVELIDARLGGTQLHGAVLERVVIRGGKIDYLNLREARLKDVVFESCVLVEPDFAGASLERVEFVDCALKGADFGSATLKDVDLRGAAPLEIVRGLDRLSGAVISTGQLLDLAPVLAVELGIRVAD is encoded by the coding sequence ATGGCGAGGAGAGCGACGGGTGAGGGCGGGAGCCGGGCGAGCGGGAGCCAAGGGAGCCGGGTGAAGGGCGCGCGGCGGCCGGAGCTGCGGCTGCCGCCGCTGACCCCGTGGGCCGAGGGCGAGCTGGAGCCGGACGGGGACTACGACGGGCTGGAGTTCCGGGACGCGGACCTGAGCGGGCAGGACGGCACGGGCGCCCGGTTCATGGACTGCGCGCTGACGGCCTGCGGACTGGACGGTACGGCGCTGGGCCGGGCCAGAGTGCTGGACTCGGTGCTGACCGGTCCGCGCGGGGTCGGCACGCATCTCGCCGAGTCCACGTTCCGGGATGTCGAGCTGATCGACGCGCGCCTCGGCGGCACCCAGCTGCACGGCGCAGTGCTGGAGCGGGTCGTGATCCGCGGCGGCAAGATCGACTATCTCAATCTGCGCGAGGCCAGACTCAAGGACGTCGTCTTCGAGTCCTGCGTCCTGGTCGAGCCGGACTTCGCGGGCGCGAGCCTGGAGCGGGTGGAGTTCGTCGACTGCGCGCTGAAGGGAGCCGACTTCGGCAGCGCGACGCTGAAGGACGTCGACCTGCGTGGCGCCGCTCCGCTGGAGATCGTCCGCGGCCTGGACCGGCTGTCCGGGGCGGTGATCAGCACCGGGCAACTGCTGGATCTGGCACCGGTGCTGGCCGTGGAGCTGGGGATCAGAGTGGCGGACTGA